From Sulfuracidifex tepidarius, one genomic window encodes:
- a CDS encoding type II/IV secretion system ATPase subunit — protein sequence MPKLPAINLKTKDSKPKTEHSISIKDLPVTLYPVSVTSQDITEVISDYDIDLKTIIPEKVRNTLTENNIEFNVVNPHVFITYDKEKGIYKYNLFEPPIDQSTFSLYMQIIEEIERELLTKSVDINIGKVLVDLDTKRKDLGIIGGQKGTLYQLSTRANVALYYLLRNMFGYNVLTSLIADSEVEDISYSGLNLPVYVYHRSFEYVPTNVVFTKEMKILDYAIDGNELSDQIVLRLLSLTGRTISIADPIADGMLPKGDRIAATFRNEVSARGSSFVIRRFADKPITILDLINSGVLSADAAAYLWYAIDMKMSFMVIGVTGAGKTTVLGSLLNLVKESMKIVSIEDIPEIRIANDNWVQLYSRSAYGGTGKEISLMDLLKLSLRYRPDLIVVGEIRGQEAYVLFQAISTGHGGATTFHAYDTASAIKRLMNNPLNIPQEWISMMNIVVNVRRLPVFVGDKVVLRRRAVGIDEIVSPNDYRRVVSWEPRSDVHLLELDSAKVLRSRIEEMGRSLDEAKTEIEKRSMYLKLLASAKPVVQSPESYREVKKYIIKYSIRPDESIREVQAMSNLKVAPQLRR from the coding sequence ATGCCAAAGCTTCCTGCTATTAATCTCAAGACAAAAGATAGCAAGCCAAAAACTGAACATTCAATATCAATTAAAGATCTTCCAGTTACTCTTTATCCCGTTTCTGTAACTTCTCAGGATATCACTGAGGTAATATCGGACTATGATATTGACCTTAAGACAATAATTCCTGAAAAAGTTAGAAACACTCTAACTGAAAATAATATTGAATTCAACGTTGTGAACCCACATGTTTTCATTACATATGATAAGGAAAAGGGAATTTACAAGTACAACTTATTCGAGCCTCCAATTGATCAATCCACTTTTTCTTTATACATGCAGATAATTGAAGAGATAGAGAGAGAACTTCTGACTAAGTCAGTTGATATAAACATCGGAAAAGTTCTCGTAGATCTAGACACCAAGAGAAAAGACCTAGGTATAATAGGAGGACAGAAGGGAACTCTTTACCAGCTTTCCACTAGAGCTAACGTAGCTCTGTATTACCTTCTGAGAAACATGTTCGGCTATAACGTTCTAACTTCCCTTATAGCAGATAGCGAGGTTGAAGATATTTCTTACTCTGGTCTCAATTTGCCAGTTTACGTTTATCATAGGAGCTTCGAATATGTCCCTACTAACGTAGTCTTCACTAAAGAAATGAAGATACTTGATTACGCCATTGATGGTAATGAATTAAGTGATCAGATAGTACTCCGTCTGCTTTCCTTGACTGGTAGGACTATCTCCATAGCTGACCCAATAGCTGATGGAATGTTACCAAAAGGAGATAGAATAGCGGCGACATTCAGGAACGAGGTCAGCGCCAGAGGTTCAAGCTTCGTGATAAGGAGATTCGCTGATAAGCCAATAACTATCCTCGATTTAATCAACTCTGGAGTTCTTTCAGCAGATGCTGCTGCCTATTTATGGTATGCAATAGACATGAAAATGTCGTTCATGGTAATAGGAGTTACTGGAGCGGGAAAGACGACCGTCCTAGGATCTCTTCTGAACTTAGTTAAAGAATCAATGAAGATAGTTTCCATTGAAGATATCCCTGAAATAAGAATAGCAAACGACAACTGGGTTCAACTGTACTCGAGGTCAGCATACGGAGGAACAGGGAAGGAGATTTCTCTAATGGACTTGCTGAAGCTGTCCTTAAGATACAGACCTGATTTGATAGTTGTAGGAGAAATAAGGGGGCAAGAAGCATACGTCTTGTTCCAAGCAATATCTACAGGTCACGGAGGAGCTACCACTTTCCACGCTTACGATACTGCTTCTGCAATAAAGAGGCTGATGAATAACCCACTTAACATTCCTCAAGAATGGATATCCATGATGAACATCGTAGTTAACGTAAGAAGGCTTCCAGTTTTCGTTGGAGATAAGGTAGTCCTAAGGAGGCGTGCAGTAGGGATTGATGAGATTGTTTCTCCAAACGACTATAGGAGGGTCGTAAGCTGGGAGCCCAGATCCGACGTTCACCTCTTAGAACTGGACTCAGCAAAGGTCCTAAGATCCAGGATAGAGGAGATGGGAAGAAGCCTAGATGAAGCCAAGACAGAAATAGAGAAGAGATCTATGTATCTCAAACTATTGGCGTCAGCTAAGCCAGTAGTCCAAAGCCCTGAAAGCTACAGAGAAGTAAAGAAATACATCATCAAGTACAGCATAAGACCTGATGAGTCGATAAGAGAAGTGCAGGCAATGAGCAACCTAAAGGTAGCTCCACAGCTAAGAAGGTAA
- a CDS encoding mechanosensitive ion channel family protein gives MKVSGVRITLGILVSAFVIIVVTGIAAFILGDVLHIIDNVTILNIIYAVLILFGGVILTSIIGNVVKKTTTKSISPTVGEGLKVLVQIIGYTVTIIAVFSLVRIGITSILFGGTVTGLVLGLASQDMLSNIFGGIVIFTSRPFSVGDRITVSTWQYGLDLATYPPKYYSYDFLIPGYTGVVTDISLFYTTIITDDGVPLKIPNSIMIQAAVFAHNEDFRRVRTRYEISNSIDPRILIPRLTRNIKTLDFIVGDPSIRIIETTMSSYVIVVEAMCRGQYEEPPRHEIILRIMDTVKEIQNENIPHDGSGKPSQQVK, from the coding sequence ATGAAGGTTTCAGGAGTAAGAATAACATTAGGAATATTGGTTTCTGCATTTGTGATCATTGTAGTGACGGGAATAGCTGCATTCATCTTGGGAGACGTTCTCCATATCATAGATAACGTTACAATTCTAAATATTATTTATGCTGTGCTGATTCTATTTGGAGGTGTGATTTTAACCTCTATTATAGGTAATGTCGTAAAGAAGACAACGACTAAGTCAATAAGCCCCACTGTAGGAGAAGGACTTAAGGTGCTCGTTCAAATTATAGGATATACTGTAACTATAATAGCAGTGTTTTCCCTTGTAAGAATAGGAATAACGAGCATACTCTTCGGTGGGACTGTAACCGGGCTAGTGTTAGGTCTTGCAAGTCAAGATATGCTCTCCAACATCTTCGGTGGGATAGTTATATTCACTTCCAGGCCTTTCTCTGTTGGAGATAGGATAACCGTATCAACATGGCAATACGGCTTAGATTTAGCTACCTATCCTCCTAAGTATTACTCCTATGACTTTCTAATTCCTGGATATACAGGAGTGGTAACTGACATATCACTCTTCTACACCACGATAATAACTGATGACGGCGTCCCCCTCAAAATACCCAACAGTATAATGATTCAGGCAGCAGTTTTCGCTCACAATGAGGACTTCAGGAGGGTTAGAACAAGATATGAGATATCCAATTCAATAGACCCCAGAATTCTGATACCCAGGTTGACGAGGAATATCAAGACCTTGGACTTTATAGTAGGAGACCCTTCAATAAGGATAATTGAAACAACCATGAGCTCTTACGTGATAGTAGTAGAGGCAATGTGTAGAGGTCAATATGAGGAGCCTCCAAGGCACGAGATAATCTTGAGAATAATGGATACGGTTAAAGAGATTCAGAACGAGAATATCCCTCACGACGGTTCAGGAAAACCCAGCCAGCAGGTAAAGTGA
- a CDS encoding ABC transporter ATP-binding protein, giving the protein MIEAKNLTKVYGDGTKALDSLTFSSSSKSLTLLGKNGAGKTTFMRILSTQLMPTSGSALVEGYDVVKDAKKVRKIVSSIPQEAKPVGISSPYEHVAMYLTSRGLSISEAISRSRSVLKDVGLWEVKDKPTDSLSGGMKRKVFVAMALASDAEVVFLDEPTTGLDPLSRMEVWSILKSMESKLVLTTHYMEEAQELADELLMINRGKLVMSGSPSSLLKKFEGMVRVEGTGEIRVGRTMIKYVRKDEASYYVGKYIIKPISLEDLFIMYAGDQELTYDSS; this is encoded by the coding sequence ATGATCGAAGCCAAGAACCTTACGAAAGTATACGGTGACGGAACCAAGGCCTTAGATTCCTTAACTTTCTCGTCCTCATCTAAATCCCTCACCCTTCTAGGCAAAAACGGAGCAGGAAAGACCACGTTCATGAGAATTCTTTCCACTCAGCTCATGCCAACTTCAGGGAGTGCTCTGGTCGAGGGTTATGACGTAGTGAAGGATGCAAAAAAAGTTAGGAAAATAGTCTCTTCTATACCACAAGAAGCTAAACCGGTAGGCATATCATCACCTTATGAGCACGTGGCCATGTACCTGACCTCAAGAGGACTTTCTATAAGCGAGGCTATATCTAGGAGCAGGTCCGTACTTAAGGATGTAGGTCTATGGGAAGTCAAGGATAAACCTACAGATTCCCTGTCAGGCGGTATGAAGAGGAAGGTGTTTGTTGCCATGGCGCTGGCTTCAGATGCAGAGGTAGTTTTCCTTGATGAACCCACAACTGGATTGGATCCTTTGTCCAGAATGGAGGTATGGTCAATTCTCAAGTCAATGGAAAGTAAGCTTGTCCTCACCACGCACTACATGGAGGAAGCACAAGAACTTGCAGACGAATTGTTAATGATTAATAGAGGCAAGCTTGTGATGAGCGGATCGCCTTCTTCCCTCTTGAAGAAATTTGAGGGAATGGTGAGAGTTGAGGGAACGGGCGAAATCAGAGTAGGTAGGACGATGATAAAGTACGTCAGGAAGGATGAAGCCTCATACTATGTGGGGAAATACATCATCAAGCCAATTTCATTGGAGGACTTATTCATAATGTATGCAGGTGATCAGGAATTAACTTACGATTCATCTTAA
- a CDS encoding 3-hydroxyacyl-CoA dehydrogenase produces MHVKRIGVVGAGTMGHGIAEVAAMKGLEVSIVDISWDFLNRAKEKMTDSLQKIFSRGGIKKSPEEVMSRVTFSTSYEVFKDKDLILEAVPENVDLKRKVFSSIKENAPSHAILATNTSSIPISLIAEGIGNSDRVIGMHFFNPPVIMKLVEVIPSKYTKPEVIDETVELAKFLDKVPVRLKEEIPGFVGNRIYLRMMQEGCREVEAKESTMEEVDSALRYKVGLPMGIFELADYVGLDVSLDLWNVIVNSGSADDVPCSMYKEKVSSKELGVKSGKGFYSYPSPGKYKKPDLPQESKVEPARVMSLAVNEGAYLIQRGIVNAEDVDNVMIYGYNFPKGLMRIADEIGIDEIVKNLQDINSKGYKAYQPVHLLEEMVKDGRVGKKSGKGFYNY; encoded by the coding sequence ATGCACGTGAAAAGGATAGGAGTTGTGGGAGCAGGTACCATGGGACACGGAATAGCTGAAGTTGCAGCTATGAAAGGTCTGGAAGTTTCAATAGTGGATATCTCATGGGACTTTCTGAACAGAGCCAAGGAAAAGATGACCGACTCTTTACAAAAAATTTTCAGTAGAGGGGGAATAAAAAAGAGTCCAGAAGAAGTCATGTCTAGAGTTACGTTCTCTACATCATACGAAGTGTTCAAAGACAAAGACCTAATCTTAGAGGCGGTACCAGAAAACGTTGACCTTAAAAGAAAGGTTTTTTCGTCTATTAAGGAAAACGCCCCGTCCCACGCAATACTTGCGACTAACACATCTTCAATTCCCATATCATTAATAGCAGAGGGGATAGGGAACTCAGATAGAGTAATTGGAATGCATTTCTTCAACCCTCCAGTTATAATGAAGCTAGTTGAGGTAATACCTAGCAAATACACTAAGCCTGAAGTGATAGATGAAACAGTAGAGTTAGCTAAATTCTTAGATAAGGTCCCTGTTAGACTTAAGGAGGAAATTCCTGGTTTTGTAGGGAACAGGATTTACCTGAGGATGATGCAGGAAGGCTGCAGAGAGGTGGAAGCCAAGGAATCTACAATGGAGGAAGTGGACAGTGCATTAAGGTATAAGGTAGGTCTACCCATGGGGATATTTGAGCTGGCAGACTACGTAGGATTGGACGTCTCATTAGATTTATGGAATGTTATAGTCAATAGTGGTTCTGCAGATGACGTGCCATGTTCGATGTATAAGGAGAAGGTATCTTCAAAGGAACTGGGAGTTAAGTCCGGTAAAGGATTTTACAGTTATCCCTCCCCTGGAAAATACAAGAAGCCTGATCTTCCGCAGGAGAGCAAAGTGGAACCAGCCAGAGTCATGTCATTAGCAGTAAATGAAGGAGCTTACCTAATCCAGAGGGGAATAGTCAATGCAGAGGATGTAGACAACGTGATGATATACGGCTATAACTTTCCAAAAGGTCTGATGAGGATTGCGGACGAAATTGGTATAGACGAAATTGTGAAGAATTTACAAGACATAAACTCTAAGGGTTACAAGGCCTATCAGCCGGTTCATTTACTGGAGGAAATGGTAAAAGATGGAAGGGTAGGTAAGAAGTCCGGTAAAGGATTTTATAATTATTAA
- a CDS encoding universal stress protein, whose protein sequence is MKVVLGFDGSEHSKKALGMVLTLLKKEDELHIVSVIKEAPRSPEQVIIESEEKAKNSLNSLKESIKEFPVFTEVLESNDVADSIIEYCKKINCNMIVTGSRGLSGIKKTILGSVSSEIMNKSDIPVLVVK, encoded by the coding sequence ATGAAGGTAGTTCTAGGTTTCGATGGTTCGGAACATTCAAAGAAAGCTCTAGGAATGGTTCTAACGCTCCTCAAAAAGGAGGATGAGCTTCACATAGTAAGCGTAATAAAGGAAGCCCCCAGGTCTCCAGAGCAAGTCATAATCGAAAGTGAGGAGAAAGCAAAGAATAGCCTAAACTCTTTGAAGGAAAGCATAAAGGAATTTCCCGTTTTCACTGAAGTTCTAGAGAGCAACGATGTAGCAGACTCAATCATTGAATATTGTAAGAAGATAAATTGCAACATGATAGTGACGGGCAGTAGAGGGCTTTCAGGAATAAAGAAGACCATACTTGGTAGCGTTTCATCTGAAATCATGAACAAATCCGATATTCCTGTCCTCGTCGTGAAGTAG
- the hsp14 gene encoding archaeal heat shock protein Hsp14, which yields MVHPSKTAENSVEEEEHEMMEPIKKELSKRIEEASREFYENVLPPMDIYEQEGYLFIVADLAGFQKDNIKVRLVSEDYIEIKAERENKTEGTKYLSQRPSKIERGIRLPLRIKTDQGISAKYDNGVLTIKAPVQSGGVTIKVE from the coding sequence GTGGTACATCCTTCTAAGACTGCTGAAAATTCTGTCGAAGAGGAGGAGCATGAAATGATGGAACCGATCAAAAAGGAACTGAGTAAAAGAATCGAAGAGGCATCCAGAGAATTTTATGAAAATGTACTGCCTCCAATGGATATATATGAACAAGAGGGCTATCTCTTTATCGTTGCAGATCTGGCCGGGTTTCAAAAAGATAATATTAAGGTCAGGTTAGTATCAGAGGATTATATCGAAATAAAGGCAGAAAGAGAGAACAAAACCGAAGGAACTAAGTACCTTTCGCAACGTCCATCTAAGATAGAGAGAGGGATAAGATTACCACTTAGGATTAAGACCGATCAAGGGATATCCGCAAAATACGACAACGGAGTGTTGACAATAAAGGCACCAGTACAATCAGGCGGAGTGACCATTAAAGTCGAATGA
- a CDS encoding NAD(P)/FAD-dependent oxidoreductase — MKKVVIAGGGIAGTIVANRIAQKLSQELDKGEVEIEVLTESDEHVYLPGQLLLSFGVEDSSSLVKKEKYLLDPRIKLSTGLSGKMKKIDVGNHEVVTEDGRKHRYDDLVIATGVEYAWNEIKGYREGSFTPFEMESAIKLREKLADFSGGTVVVNVSKLPHRCPVAPLEVTMLLEDMAKKRGIREKTRVIYTFPVGNPSGRVFGIDSTNKVISKIFEDRGIEVISPFNVTSVDPEKKVIESSEGEKINYDLLISVPPNIGSKIIEDSEIGDRRRWVPTDKFTLNMKGHSDVYVIGDTTDLPISKAGSTADFESYIIANNVANDVRGNIEKKSFDGSVLCYIATGLDSATYIRFNYNRPPVPPPPSYIHWWGKLMYNKMYWNVTAKAIV; from the coding sequence ATGAAGAAAGTGGTAATTGCAGGAGGAGGAATAGCAGGCACTATAGTAGCTAATAGGATAGCGCAAAAGCTAAGTCAGGAGCTAGACAAGGGAGAAGTAGAAATAGAAGTACTTACGGAGAGCGATGAGCATGTTTACTTACCTGGTCAATTACTTTTGTCTTTCGGTGTTGAGGACAGTTCTTCTTTAGTGAAGAAGGAGAAGTATCTGCTTGACCCCAGGATCAAACTTTCAACTGGGCTATCAGGGAAAATGAAGAAAATTGACGTAGGGAATCACGAGGTAGTAACCGAAGACGGGAGGAAACACAGATACGACGACTTGGTAATAGCCACGGGAGTGGAATACGCATGGAATGAGATCAAGGGGTACAGGGAAGGTTCATTCACTCCCTTCGAGATGGAATCTGCCATCAAATTGAGGGAGAAACTGGCTGATTTCTCAGGAGGTACCGTGGTAGTTAACGTTTCAAAGTTACCCCACAGGTGCCCGGTGGCTCCCCTTGAGGTCACCATGCTCCTGGAGGACATGGCAAAGAAACGTGGAATAAGAGAAAAGACTAGAGTGATATACACTTTCCCTGTTGGGAATCCGTCTGGCAGAGTATTCGGAATAGATTCAACTAACAAAGTGATTTCTAAAATATTCGAAGATAGAGGAATAGAGGTAATCTCTCCTTTCAATGTGACTTCAGTAGACCCAGAAAAGAAAGTCATAGAGTCCTCAGAGGGAGAGAAGATAAATTACGACCTACTAATATCTGTACCACCGAACATCGGATCTAAGATAATAGAAGATTCAGAGATCGGCGACAGGAGAAGATGGGTACCCACTGACAAGTTTACGCTGAACATGAAGGGTCACTCCGACGTTTACGTGATAGGTGACACTACAGACCTACCTATTTCTAAGGCAGGGTCTACAGCTGACTTTGAGTCATACATCATTGCCAATAACGTCGCAAATGACGTTAGAGGGAACATAGAGAAGAAGAGCTTCGATGGGTCAGTACTGTGCTATATAGCAACCGGACTTGATAGTGCTACGTATATAAGGTTCAATTACAACAGACCTCCAGTTCCTCCACCGCCGTCCTACATACATTGGTGGGGCAAACTGATGTACAACAAGATGTATTGGAACGTAACTGCCAAGGCGATAGTATGA
- a CDS encoding universal stress protein — MFRSIVVGYDGSEQAAKALKLGKEISKFSSAKLYIVSVVNVCFAYDSSTVPLNDTIDKLKEKAKNDVNSAVQQAKNEGINAEGIVTEGDPASVLVETAEKVNADLIITGNRGLSKLKRAVIGSVSFNVVEMSKIPVLIVK; from the coding sequence ATGTTCAGGAGCATAGTAGTAGGCTATGATGGATCTGAGCAGGCAGCTAAAGCTCTTAAGCTAGGAAAGGAAATTTCTAAGTTTTCATCAGCTAAACTTTACATAGTAAGCGTAGTTAACGTATGCTTTGCATATGATTCATCGACAGTCCCGCTTAATGATACTATAGATAAATTAAAAGAAAAAGCTAAAAATGACGTTAATTCTGCAGTGCAACAGGCTAAGAATGAGGGAATCAACGCCGAGGGTATTGTGACTGAGGGGGATCCTGCATCAGTTTTGGTAGAGACTGCAGAGAAAGTTAATGCCGATTTGATAATAACTGGAAATAGAGGATTAAGTAAACTGAAGAGGGCTGTAATAGGTAGCGTCTCATTCAATGTCGTTGAAATGTCTAAGATACCAGTGCTTATCGTAAAGTGA
- a CDS encoding ABC transporter permease: MRRGWIYVLGYLVSPLALLFLIFIISKGSLLDYAIVGGLLSVVAENGLISLSDFAFLRMELHLQDLLVTTGIGPQEYILGLVLSNLIFSLPGLFLYSALAILYHVVNLLGLLILLGISALLLVTTSGLGFLIASYLPHVRYSWGISSILPVLFITIPPVFYPYFVLKSWEVMILSIIPTTSASILSQGIAGLAETKDIFILPLLVETAIFYVLSIKKSRWSQI; the protein is encoded by the coding sequence GTGAGAAGGGGATGGATATATGTTCTTGGATACCTAGTTTCGCCCCTAGCGTTACTTTTCCTTATCTTTATCATATCCAAAGGGTCTCTTCTAGACTATGCCATAGTCGGGGGACTTCTCTCCGTTGTAGCGGAGAACGGGCTCATCTCCCTCAGTGACTTCGCTTTTCTTAGGATGGAACTCCATCTTCAGGACCTGTTAGTAACTACCGGGATAGGACCTCAAGAGTACATTCTGGGTTTAGTGTTATCAAATCTAATTTTCTCCTTGCCTGGATTATTCCTTTACTCTGCCTTAGCAATCCTTTATCATGTAGTTAACTTGTTGGGCTTGTTGATATTACTGGGGATCTCAGCTCTTCTCTTAGTTACGACTTCTGGTCTGGGTTTTCTTATCGCCAGTTATCTTCCTCATGTTAGATATAGTTGGGGTATATCTTCGATACTTCCAGTACTATTTATTACAATACCGCCAGTATTCTATCCTTATTTCGTCCTCAAATCATGGGAGGTAATGATTCTTTCGATAATACCGACCACTTCTGCTTCCATTCTTTCACAAGGGATTGCCGGGCTAGCTGAAACTAAAGATATCTTCATATTACCCCTTTTGGTTGAAACTGCAATATTTTACGTCCTGTCTATAAAGAAATCTAGATGGTCTCAGATTTAA
- a CDS encoding ABC1 kinase family protein: protein MKREIQIIFKLAPRILAYREFRRKIMKDEKIDEEEIEKEAKKLTDAIIDLGPTFIKFGQVLSVRPDIMPEAYIKELSRLQDEVPPAPYEEVEETLKKDLGEEFKILDVNPISSASLGQVYLGTASDGRKVAIKVVRPNVDKLVANDVKIMRRLLPLLGLVLDKAFVDLMKTFVDEFSSRIFDEMDYNKEANNLRKISEFLKGYDGIKVPSLIKSTKHVLVMEYVKSTKITSDDVSVSDRRYLSYKVFKLFMTMLLDNDYFHADPHPGNVGIDEQGRLVLYDFGMVGKIDSRTRSLLVRAYFALTSFDANALVGVLDELGAIDPYADRDVLTQGIDLFMQNLQGIEVDQMEVEDFLDISNQVFYKFPLRLPYKLVLPLRMISVLEGTCRKIYPDFNFLEFSEKLLDEEGYKTKVVVEQGKEVFDNIKKKVVDFLIGRKKKPVVPLRVDDRKNRRVVPQVIIVFAIAVYFFTHNAVLSILIALLGLSFIRL, encoded by the coding sequence ATGAAGAGAGAAATCCAAATAATATTTAAATTAGCTCCTAGAATTCTAGCTTATAGAGAGTTCAGAAGGAAAATAATGAAAGATGAAAAGATAGATGAAGAGGAGATAGAGAAGGAAGCTAAGAAACTTACTGATGCGATAATAGATCTCGGACCTACCTTCATTAAGTTTGGACAAGTCCTGTCTGTAAGGCCCGATATAATGCCAGAAGCCTACATAAAGGAGCTTTCAAGGCTTCAGGACGAAGTTCCGCCAGCACCATATGAGGAAGTTGAAGAAACTCTCAAGAAAGATCTAGGCGAAGAGTTCAAGATACTCGATGTGAACCCGATCTCTTCAGCTTCCCTAGGGCAGGTGTATCTAGGTACGGCTTCTGATGGGAGGAAAGTAGCGATAAAAGTAGTTAGACCTAACGTTGATAAGTTAGTCGCGAACGACGTTAAGATAATGAGAAGACTTCTCCCCTTACTAGGTTTGGTTTTAGATAAAGCTTTTGTAGATCTAATGAAGACTTTTGTTGATGAGTTCTCTTCTAGAATTTTCGATGAGATGGATTATAACAAGGAAGCGAATAACTTAAGGAAGATAAGTGAGTTTTTAAAGGGTTATGATGGAATCAAGGTTCCATCACTGATCAAGTCTACTAAACATGTGCTAGTGATGGAGTATGTCAAATCGACCAAGATAACTTCCGACGATGTCTCCGTGAGCGATAGGAGATATCTCTCTTACAAGGTATTCAAACTCTTCATGACTATGCTTCTCGATAATGACTACTTCCACGCAGATCCTCACCCAGGAAACGTGGGAATAGATGAACAAGGTAGGTTGGTCTTATACGATTTCGGAATGGTAGGAAAGATAGATTCCAGAACTAGGAGCTTACTTGTAAGGGCGTATTTTGCGCTTACCTCCTTTGACGCTAATGCTTTAGTAGGAGTGTTAGATGAACTTGGAGCAATAGATCCCTATGCGGATAGGGACGTTCTCACCCAAGGAATAGATCTGTTCATGCAAAACCTACAAGGCATAGAGGTAGACCAGATGGAGGTGGAGGATTTCCTCGATATATCTAACCAAGTTTTCTATAAGTTTCCTTTACGTTTGCCCTATAAGTTAGTTCTTCCTTTGAGGATGATAAGCGTGTTAGAAGGGACTTGCAGGAAGATCTATCCCGATTTCAACTTTCTAGAGTTCTCCGAGAAATTACTTGATGAAGAAGGATACAAAACGAAGGTAGTTGTGGAACAAGGGAAAGAGGTATTCGATAACATAAAGAAAAAAGTTGTTGACTTTCTAATAGGAAGGAAGAAAAAACCAGTCGTTCCTTTGCGTGTAGACGATAGGAAAAACAGGAGAGTAGTACCTCAGGTTATTATAGTTTTTGCAATAGCAGTATACTTCTTTACTCACAACGCAGTTCTTTCCATACTGATTGCTTTACTGGGTCTCTCCTTCATTCGACTTTAA
- a CDS encoding sulfurtransferase TusA family protein, with protein MLKIYKTLDLTGSTCAGPIGELLGVMGEINEDEAVEAIIGDAETARQVREWVKATGYKLVSETQEGNKFKFVIGR; from the coding sequence ATGCTCAAAATTTATAAAACGCTTGACTTAACGGGGTCGACGTGCGCTGGACCTATTGGTGAATTGCTCGGAGTCATGGGTGAAATAAACGAGGATGAAGCTGTGGAAGCCATAATAGGAGACGCAGAGACTGCAAGGCAAGTGAGGGAATGGGTGAAAGCCACGGGATACAAGCTTGTAAGCGAAACGCAGGAGGGTAACAAGTTCAAGTTTGTTATAGGAAGGTGA
- a CDS encoding ATP-binding cassette domain-containing protein produces MDEQSILVEELVKKYGDFTALDHISFDVREGEVFGLLGPNGAGKTTTIKIMTGLTLPTSGKVLVSNIDVTKKPNEVKKKIGWISADVIVDDDLTAWENLELQAKLEGLKEWKERAKQLLDYFGIFEFKDRQLGKFSTGMRKKVEISMALLHSPEIVFMDEPTIGLDVSTRKSLWDIIRKINKDFGVTVLLTTHYMEEADMLCERIAIINKGKIVAIGSPEELKSKYGGDVIEVQFYGSVDYKIFEKYGQVIAKENSIRIKVGNAEDVLVSMLKDLSQFRVKSLRIEKASLDTAFLNLTGSTIEEGDFDARKFYAMLRRSRK; encoded by the coding sequence ATGGATGAGCAATCTATTCTAGTAGAGGAACTAGTGAAGAAATACGGAGACTTCACAGCGTTAGATCATATCTCGTTCGACGTAAGGGAGGGAGAAGTTTTCGGGCTGTTAGGACCCAACGGAGCAGGAAAGACGACCACTATAAAGATCATGACGGGCTTAACTTTGCCCACCTCAGGGAAGGTACTCGTATCTAACATTGATGTGACGAAGAAGCCGAACGAGGTGAAAAAGAAAATCGGGTGGATCTCAGCTGATGTGATAGTGGATGACGACTTGACGGCATGGGAGAACCTTGAGTTACAAGCTAAGTTAGAAGGTCTTAAGGAGTGGAAGGAAAGAGCTAAACAACTACTCGATTACTTTGGAATATTTGAATTTAAAGACAGACAACTAGGTAAATTCTCGACAGGGATGAGGAAAAAAGTGGAGATCTCAATGGCGTTGTTGCACTCGCCTGAGATAGTGTTCATGGATGAGCCGACCATAGGCCTTGACGTATCTACCAGGAAGTCCCTTTGGGACATAATTAGGAAAATAAACAAGGACTTCGGAGTTACCGTTCTCCTAACTACACATTACATGGAAGAGGCTGACATGTTATGCGAGAGGATAGCAATCATAAACAAAGGCAAGATAGTCGCTATAGGTTCCCCAGAGGAACTAAAGTCTAAATATGGAGGAGATGTGATAGAAGTACAGTTCTATGGGAGCGTCGACTACAAAATTTTCGAAAAGTACGGCCAAGTGATCGCTAAGGAAAACTCTATAAGGATTAAGGTTGGCAACGCCGAGGACGTTCTCGTCAGCATGCTGAAGGACCTTTCGCAGTTCAGAGTTAAGTCGTTGAGAATTGAAAAGGCATCCCTAGACACGGCTTTCCTCAACCTGACTGGGAGCACAATAGAAGAAGGAGATTTCGACGCTAGGAAGTTCTATGCAATGTTAAGGAGGTCGAGAAAATGA